Below is a genomic region from Isosphaeraceae bacterium EP7.
CCTAGCTGGTGGATGACCAGCGAAGCGGCGGCCATGGCGAGCTGCATGGCTTCTCGGGGGGTGGCCCCCGCGGCGAGGGCGGCGGCGAGGTTGGCCGTGACGGAATCCCCGGCTCCGACGATGTCGATCTCGCCCCGGACGGGGTGGGAGGGGACGGCCTCGGCGGGGCGGTCGGGCTGGGCCCCGACCATCCCCTGATCGGCGAGGGTCACGAAGACGGGGCGGTTGTTGCGGGCGGCGAGGGTGGCGGCCTGGTCTCGAGCGGCCTCGACGTCGGTGGCGACCCCTCCGGTCATGTGGGCCAGCTCGGCGGCGTTCATCTTGAAGGTGACGGGGGGGAAGTGGCCCAGGCCCTGGCGGCTGTCGGCCAGGACGACCAGGCCGGGACGCTCGAGCTGGGCGGCGTGCGCGGCGGCGGCCACGGGGGGGGTGACGACTCCGGTGGCGGGCAGGTCGACCTGTTCGAGGAGGAGGATGACGTCGACCTGGCGGGCGAGGATCGCAACCCGGCGGGCGAGGTCGGCCTGGAGGTCGGGAGGCGTGGGCGTCCAGTTCTTGGAGTCGAGGCGGCTCAGCTCGACGGGGGGCTTGCCGGGCTCGATGATGAGCGGCTTGCAGTAGACGGGGGTCCGGCGCGCGGTGGTGGTGATGAAGTGGTCGAGGCGGACCCCGGGCTGTTGTTCCAGGGCCCGGCGCAGCTCGTAGCCCTCGCCGTCGTCCCCGCAGTAGCCGACGGCGTGGATCTGGCCGATGCCGAGGGCGACGAGATTGTTGAGGATGGTGCCTGCGGCGCCCGGCTGGCTGCGGACCTCGACGACGTTGTGCACCGGCAGGCCGGTCTCGATCGAGGTCTCGGCCCTGGCGGGGTCGATGTGGAGGTAGCGATCGAGGAAGAAGTCGCCCACCACGGCGACCCGCAGGGCCGGGTAGCGGCCGGTCAAGTCAGCGAATCGTTGCGCGTTCATTGGTCGGCCAGCCGGCGATAGAGGTGGTGGATGAAGGCCAGGTTGTCGGACTGGACGTAGTTGAGCGCACCGCCCATGCGCGAATAGCTCTTGCAGAAGCGGAGATAATACGCGGGATTGGTCTTGGGGGGCTCGCCCTGGGTCCAGTCCCAGCCGCCTCCGTCCTGGAGGTCGACCACGTAGAAGGAGTGGTCGCGGACGACCGGCTTCTCCTCCTGGAGGCGGAGGTTATTGACGCAGCTAAGGGCCTTCTCGAAGACCTGAGGGCCCATGATGGCCGAGCCGACGGAGAGGACCACGCCACCGTCGAGGGCTTGCATCGCGCCGGTGAAGAGTCGGAAATCGAGCCCGCCGGCGCGGCCGATGGCCGAGCCGCTGAAGACGGGGTGGTTGGCGATGATGTCGTAGCCGATGCCCGGGTGCACGGTCATCGCGATGCCGTGACGATACGCTTGCGCAAGGATCGAGGCATGCTTCCAGCGATGCTCGATCGCGTTGCGGCCCGAGGGCCAGCCCTGCGCGGTCATGCTGGTCAGGAGATCGGCGCGGGCCGCGGTGAGGGGGTGCGACGGCTGGTCGGCGATGAGGTCGGACAGGTCGGTTGCGGAGGGCAAGTTCACGCCGTCTTCGTGGATCAGGCGGCCGAGGGACTGGCCATATCCGAAGTTTTCGAGGGCGCCCGCCATGAGGGCCAGGTGGATGGCGTTGGAGGTTTCTTGCCAGGTGCCGAAGAGGCCGTTGGCCACGCCATGCTCGACGCTCTCGGTGGAGGCGCCCAGCCAGGCATATTCCCAGTCGTGGATGGTCCCGGCGCCATTCGTGGCCAGGTGCGTCAGCCAGCCGCCGGCCATCAGCCGTTCCAGGATGGGGGCCGCGCCGTTGCGCAGAAGATGGGCGCCATAGATGAGAGAGACCGTCGCGCCCCGTTGCTTCGCGGCCTTGATCGCGGCGGCGCAAGCGTCGACCTGGGCCTCGACCGCGGCGGTGCAGGGGGCGGGGGTCGAGTCGGGATCGACGAGGATGGCGTCGACGCGGGTCAGACTCCGGCGCTCGGCGAGTGGGTAAGTCTTCAGCCTGGTGAGATCGAACGGGGTGACGGACAAGGGCGGGGCTCCAGGTTCGTACTTGGCTCGGATCCTCTTCCCGCGTGGCTTGAGCTTGCGGGGAGAGTCACGGGCGAGGTCGGCCCTCTTCATGCTTGTGCGGCTCGGACGCATGGCACCCGACAGAAATCACGTTCTCGCCTCATCCCGCCCTGCTCGAGGTGCAATCCCATCAATGAAACACGGCGGCGATCGCCGGCATGCCGGAAAAGGGGGACAGGCCCCGGCGCTTCGCTGCGGAGCCAGTCCCCTTTTCCTCAACCGCACCGAGCTAGCCGGAACCGCTCTAAAAACCCCGAGAGTGGCCAGGAGCAAGGGCGAGTCCGGGCGATCCGGGTCACTGGCGAACCCGTCGATCTCATGCGACACAACGGCTTCGCTCCGTGAGACAATCACTCACCCGTCAGCGACCCATGAGATGGTCGACGAGCGGGATGGCATCGCGGAAGTCTGGGATGACGGCGTCTGCTCCCACGCCGAGGAGGCGTTCTCGCTTCCAGGGGTCGACGTTTCCCGACCCGTTGTTGGCCTCGTCGCTGGCGACGGCGACGGCGAATCCGCCGACCTGCTTGGTGTTCTCGATCTCGACGTAGCCGTCGCCGAAGGCGAGGAGCTGACGGCCGGGGATGCCATGCTCGGCGAGGATCCGGTCGATGATGATCTTCTTGGAGAAGGTCTTGAAGTCGTCCTGGGCCCCGTAAATATGGGGGCCGAAGAACTCGGTGATGCCCAGGAGCTTGGCCTCGTCCTTGACGGCCTGCTCGTCGGTGCCGCTGGCAAGGTAGAGGGTCAGGCCCAGGCTGCGGAGGTGTTCGAGCAGCGGTCGGGCTCCGTGGACGAGGTAGGTCTCGGGGTCCACGGACCCGGCGGCCATGCCGGAGGTGCGGGCGCCGATGTGGTCGCCCAGACGCCTCAGGTAATCATGCTTGTACCAGAGGGGCTCTTGCGGGCTCCCCCCGCGTTCCTTGATGCGGTCGGCCAGCTGCATCATCTGATAGATGGTCTGCTTGCCGTTGAGCCGCATGATGTCGTCGAGGACGAGGGCGCGGGCCTGCTCGATGCTCTCGCCGTCGATGCGGGGGAGGGCCTCGACGAACATGGGGACCATGACCTCGGGCCACCCCTGACGGATCAGAGAGAGGGTGCCGTCGAAGTCGAACAGGACGTGGCTGATCTCGGGGCGGGGCTCGGCCGGGGCGGGCAGCTCGACGCTGGCCCAGCGGGGTGAGTTGGCGCTCATGAACGGGCCCCTTCGGCGTGCGCCGCTTCCATGAAGGCGTAGGCGAGCATGTGGCAGACGGTCATCTGGGCGTCCTCGACGCGGCCATAATGGCCGTCGGGGATCACCAGGACGTGCTCGGCGACTTCCGCCAGGGCCCCGCGCTTCTCGCCCACCAGGGCGACGGTGGCCAGGCCGTTGTCGCGGGCCCAGCGCATCGCTTTGACCAGGTTGGGCGAGTTTCCGCTGACGCTCATGCAGAGGGCCAGGTCGCCCTTGTTGCCGTAATTCTGGAGCTGGCGGAGGAAGACGTCTTCATAGGCATAATCATTGCCCAGGGCGGTCATCCAGGCGGTGTTGTCGTTCAGCGAGAGGATGCGGAACCGCCGGTGGGTGACGTCTGACGCCCCCTTGCCCACGTCGGTGACGAAGTGCGACGCGTTGGCCGCGCTGCCGCCGTTGCCGAAGACGAAGACCTGCGTGTCGGCGTCGAGGGCCGCCTTGAGCAGGCCGACGATGTCCTCGACCTGGGAGAGGGGCAGGGCGGAGAGCAATTCCTGCTGGCGGTCGCGGTACGCCGTCAGCCAGCCACCGAGGTTCGACATGGGTCGATTCCGATCCGGGAGAGACGAAGACCTGGCCGACGTCGGCCAGGGGGACGCCGATCGACGCTCGGGGGGTCCCGCGCCGCGGCGATCGGCCTAGAGTTTACCCGAAACGAGTCGCGGACGCGTGGGGCGACAAGTCGGGCCGATACTTACCGGAAGGTGCGTACTTCCCCCGCCGAAAGCCCGCCCTATGATAGCCCCGTCAAGCCAAGTTCACCGAATGGGAGCCGCTCCGATGCCGAAGCTTGCCGGGAAAGTCGCGGTTGTCACGGGCGCATCCAAGGGGATCGGCGCCTCGATCGCCAAGCATCTGGCCGCAGAAGGTGCCTCGGTGGTTGTGAACTACTCCTCCAGCAAGGAGGGGGCGGACCGGGTCGTCGCCGTGATCGAGAAGGCCGGCGGGAAGGCGATCGCCGTGGGGGCCAACGTCTCCAAGAAGGCGGAGATCGACGCGCTCTTCGCGGCGACGACCAAGGCCTATGGGCGGCTTGACGTGCTGGTGAACAATGCCGGCATCTTCGAGTTCTCGCCGCTGGAGACGATCACCGAGGAGCACTTCCACAAGCAGTTCAACCTGAACGTGCTGGGGCTGGTCCTGGTCACGCAGAAGGCCGCCGAACTATTCGGCCCCGAGGGGGGGAGCGTCATCAACATCAGCTCGGTCGTCGGGACGTCGCCGAGGCCGGGCGTGTCGATCTACAGCGCGACGAAGGGCGCGGTCGACGCGATTACCAAGTCGCTCTCGAAGGAGCTTGGCGCGAAGAAGATCCGCGTGAACTCGCTCAGCCCGGGGATGGTCGAGACGGAAGGGGTCCACGCGGCCGGCTTCCTGGGGACGGACTTCCACACGCAGGCGATCGAGCAGACCCCGCTCGGCCGGATCGGCCAGCCGGAGGATATCGGCAAGGTCGCCGTGTTCCTGGCCTCCGACGACTCGGGCTGGGTCACGGGCGTGACTCTGACGGCCAGCGGCGGGTCGGACTGAGCATTCCGACGTCCCTCGGGGGCTTCAGGACAGGCCCCGTTCCAGGTCGGCGCGAAGGTCGTTGACGTCCTCGACGCCGACGCTGAGGCGGACCAGGCCGTCGTCGACGCCCCTGGCGGCGCGGATCTCGGCCGGGATGCTGGCATGGGTCATCGTCGCCGGGTGGCCGATGAGGGATTCGACGCCGCCGAGGCTCTCGGCCAGGCTGAAGAGCTTGGTCGAAGCGAGCAGATGCTTCGCGGCCTCGGCGCCGCCGTGGAGGCGGAGGCTGATCATGCCACCGAAGTCGCTCATCTGGCGGCGCGCGACGGCGTGGTTGGGGTGGTCGGGAAGGCCTGGATAATAGACGCGGGCGACCTTGGGGTGCTTCGAGAGCCAGTCCGCCAGCGACCGGGCGTTGGCGCAGTGCCTCTCCATGCGGAGGGCCAGGGTCTTGATCCCGCGCAGGGTCAGCCAGGCGTCGAAGGGGCCGGGGACCGCGCCTGCGGCGTTCTGATAGAAGGCGATCGGCTCGAGCAGGTCAATCGGGCCGATGACCGCGCCGCCGATGACGTCGGAGTGGCCGCCCAGATACTTCGTCGTGCTGTGGACGACGAGGTCGGCGCCGTGCTCCAGGGGACGCTGGAGGTAGGGCGACGCGAACGTATTGTCGACCGCCAGGAGGGCGCCCCGGCCGTGGGCAAGCTCGGCGAGCGCGGCGATGTCAAGGACCTGGAGCAGGGGGTTGGTGGGCGTCTCGATCCAGACGAGCTTCGTCTTCGGGCCGATGATCTGGCCGAAGCCTTCCGGGCTGGCATCCTCGGTGTAGCGAGGGATGAGCCCCCAGGGGCGGAAGACTCGCTCCAGCAGGCGAAAGGTGCCGCCGTACAGGTCGGCGGCGGCGGCGATCTCGTCGCCGGGCCTCAAGGTCGAGAGGACGGCCGTGGTCGCGGCCAGCCCCGAGGCGAAGGTGAGCCCCCGCGCGCCCCCTTCCAGGGAGGCCAGGCAGGTTTCCAGGGCGGTGCGGGTCGGGTTGCCGCTGCGCGAGTAGTCGTAACCCTTGTGCTGCCCAGGGGCGTCCTGGGTATAGGTGGACGTCGCGTAGATGGGCACGATCGTCGCGCCGGTGGTGGGGTCGGGCCCCTGGCCGGCGTGGATGGCGCGCGTCGAGAAGCCGGCCTCGCTGAGATCATCGCCCATGACTGAATCAACTCCAGGGGCGTCGCGCGGCGTCAGGCCTCGCGACGTCGGTTCCAGTACTGGATCAGGTCGATCCGGGTGACGATGTCGACGACCGACTCGCCGGCGATGGCCAGGACGCCCGAGTTGCCCGCGAGCAGCAGGCGGTAGGCCTCGTCGAGCTGGACGTTGACGTCGACCATGGGCAGGGGCCTGGCCATCACGTCGCCCACCCGCACGCTCGGGAGGTCGGAATGGTCGTGCAGCAGTCGGGCCAGGGTCACTTCCTGGATGCTGCCCACCGACTTGCCGTCTCGCATGACGGGAAGCTGCGAGATCCCGCGCTCCTGCATCAGCTCGGCGGCGCGCCCGGCGGTCGCGTCGTCGGCCACGATGACGAGATCCCTGGGGCCCCTGGAACGCAGCAGGTCGCCGACGGTCTCGGCGACCGGGCCGGCCTCGTCGAGCTTGTTCTCGGCGAGCCAGGCGTCGTCGAAGAACTTGCTCAGGTAATTGCGCCCGGTGTCCGGGCAGAGCACCACCACCACGTCGTCGGCCGTCAGCCGCCTGGCGTACCTTAGGGCGGCGCCGACAGCGGTGCCGGATGATCCGCCGACGAGCAGGCCCTCCTGGCGGGCCATCGCCCGGGCGGTGCGGAAGCTCTCGGCGTCGCCGACGCGGACCCACTCGTCGACGACCTGGCCGTTGAGGGTCTTGGGGACGAAGTCTTCGCCGATCCCCTCGACCTTCCAGGGCTTGGGGACGTCGCCCGAGAGGATCGACCCTTCGGGGTCGGCGCCGATGACCTTGACGTCGGGGTTGCGTTCCTTGAGGTAGCGGCCGACTCCCGAGATCGTCCCCCCTGTGCCGGCCCCCGAGACGAAGACGGTGACGGCGCCGCCGGTCTGCTCCCAGATCTCAGGGCCGGTGGTCCGGTAATGGACCTCGGGGTTGGCCAGGTTGGTGAACTGGTTGGGCCGCCAGGCGCCCGGGATCTCGCGGGCGAGGCGGTCGGCCACGCCGTTGTAGCTCTCGGGGGCGTCCGGCGGGACCGACGTGGGGGTGATGACGATCTCGGCGCCATAGGCCTTCAGCAGGCGTACCTTCTCGCCGCTCATCTTGTCGGGCAGGACGAAGATGCAGCGGTAGCCGCGGACGGCGGCGGCCAGGGCCAGGCCCACGCCGGTGTTGCCCGCGGTGGCCTCGATGATCGTGCCGCCGGGCTTCAGCCAGCCGTGGCGCTCGGCCTCGTCGACCATGGCCACGCCCACGCGGTCCTTGATGCTGCCGCCGGGGTTGACGCTCTCAAGCTTGACCAGCACGCGGGCGGGCACCCCCTCGGCCAGGCACCTGAGCGGGATGAGCGGCGTGCGGCCGATGGCCTCCAGGATGGTCGGGGTGACGCCCGGGAGCGTCCTGCGGAGGGGCTCGGGCACGTGAGCCTGGCCCGGTCGATTCGCAGTGCTGCTTTCCATCCCTGCCTCCTCGCGTGCCTCCCGGCGACCGGCCTGGAGACCCGCACCGAGATTGACTCGATGGAAACATCCTTCATCCCCGAGAACTATCGGCTTTCCCCGCCGCGGTCAAGGCGTCACGCCCGCCGCCCTGAAATTGGGCCCTGCAACTCGCCCAGGGATCCCAGCCGGCTCATCTCCCGACTTCTCGGGCACGGCCGCCTCTCGTTGGGCGAAGAAATCGGCCTCTTTTCCCGCCGAATTGACAGCACCCCAAACATGACCCAAGCTTCTCTCGTCGCAACCAACCGCCGAGGCGAAGGGCCGAGACGGGCTGGGACGCGACGATGGCCGGCGGCGGGCGATGCAGCCCGTGTGCCCGCTCCGCGAGTCGGGTCGCGGATCATTCAACCCGGCAAATCCACGTTCAGACGGATACGGAAATGGGACTGACGGGCTTGAACCCGGCGGCCGAAATCCGCCCACAACCAGGAGCGACCGCGATGAGCAAGTTCTTCAAGCGACTGATGACCGAACAAGACGGCGCCACCATGGTCGAGTACGCCCTGATGATCGCACTCATCGGCGCCGCGGCCGTCGCGGCCATCACCACGCTCTCCACCGCCATCAGCGGCAAGTTCACCTCGGTCGGCACCGCGGTCACCTCCGCCGGCAGCTGAGCCTCGCGTCGGCGGAAGGCCCGATCGACGGGCCTGATCCGCCGGGCTTCGGCGGATGACACCTCGCCATAAAAACCCAATGATCAACGCGTATCTCAATTAGCGCCCGTTGCGACCATTTCCGCCAGGATCCAGGAGCGACCGCGATGAGCAAGTTCTTCAAGCGACTGATGACCGAACAAGACGGCGCCACCATGGTCGAGTACGCCCTGATGATCGCACTCATCGGCGCCGCGGCCGTCGCGGCCATCACCACGCTCTCCACCGCCATCAGCGGCAAGTTCACCGACGTGGGCACCGCGGTCACCTCCGCCGGCAGCTGAGGCTCGCGGAGCCGGCAATCCCGGTTGTCGGGCCTGTTCCGCCGAGCGAGACGGATGACGCAACTCGAACTCTGGATCGATGTGTGCGTCGATCAACCCCCGTGAAGCTCCCCGTGGCCGAAATCCGCCCGCAACCAGGACCGACAACGATGAGCATGTTTTTCAGGCGACTGATGACCGAACAAGACGGCGCCACCATGGTCGAGTACGCCCTGATGATCGCACTCATCGGCGCCGCGGCCGTCGCGGCCATCAGGATTCTCTCCACGTCCATCAGCGGCCAGTACACCGATGTGGGCTCGTCCGTGAATTTCGCCGGGTCGGCCTCCGTCATCGACTGATCGACCCGGCCAGGACAGGCCCGCACGCCGGGCCTGCGCCGCGAGGCATCGGCCTTGCGGCCTTTTTTCATGAGGGACCGGAGCAATGCCCGGACCGGAACAACTCCCGCTCGTCGTCGCCGCAGCCATCACCCTGGTGGCCGCGGCGACCGACTTGCGCCAATTCAAGGTCTACAACTGGCTCACCTTCCCGGCCTTGCTGGGCGGCCTGCTCGCCTCGACCTGGTTCGGCGGGCTGGCCGGGCTGGGCCAGAGCATGGCGGGCGCGACGGTCGGATTCTGCGCGCTCGTCGTGTTCTTCGCCGCGGGGGGCGTCGGCGCGGGGGATGTCAAGCTGCTGACGGCCCTGGGCGCCTGGCTGGGTCCCCGGCTCACGCTCGAAGTCTGCCTCGCCTCGGCGCTGGCCGCGGGGCTCTACGCGCTCGTCCTGGTGGTGCGAAGGGGGGGGACCATGATGGCTTTCATCGAGATCTGCGAGCTGGGGCGCGGGATGCTCAGGCCCGGGGAGTGGGCCCGGCCCGCGGCTTCGATCGAGGCCGAGACCAGCCGCGATGATCGCCGGCACAGGCTCGTCCCGTTCGCGGCCATGACCTGCGTCGGCTTCTTCGCCGCGCTGGCCTGGCACCGGGCCGAGCTGGACGGGGTCCGGCCGACCGCCGCGATGCAGGGCCCCTCGGTCGCCTCGACGGGAGGCCCGCGATGAGCCCGCGAACAATCCTCGTGGTGGTGCTGGCGCTGGCCTGCGGCCTCTGCGCCGCGGCGGGCATCCAGCTCATGAGGTCGGGCGAGCCCGGCGGGAAGGTCGAGACGTTCCCGGTCCTTTACGCCGCCGCGGACATCCAGCGGGGCGAGACGATCAAGAAGGCGTCGCTGTCCGTCCGCAGGGTCCCCAAGGAGCAAGTCCCCGAGGGGTGCCTGACGAAGGAGGCCGACGCCGTCGAGCGCGTGGCCCATTTCCCGATGCTCAAGGGGGACGTCCTGAGCGACCTGAAGCTGGCCCCCAAGGGCTCGGGCTCGGGGATGGCCGCCCTGATCCGGCCGGGGATGCGTGCCTTCACGATCCAGACGGCCAGCCTATCGTCGTCGATGGCCGGGTTCTTGCTGCCCGGCAACAAGGTGGACGTGCTCCTGACCGTCGCCAGCCAGGGGGCCGCCGACGACCCGTCGGGCGGCGGTTCGGCGACCACGATCCTCCAGAATATCGAGATCCTCGCGGTCCACACGAGCGTGGATGCGCCCTCGGCCAACAAGATGGACCCCGACCAGGCCCGGTCGGTCACGCTGCTGGTCACGCCCAAGCAGGCCGCCCGCCTGGACCTGGGGCAGAACAAGGGGACGCTGCACCTGACGATGCGGAACCCGCTGGACGAGGGGATGGTCGACGAGCCGCCGGCGACCTCGACCGACCTGCCTCTGCACAGGCCGGCCCCGCCTCCGCCCGTGGAGGTGGCCGCCGCGCCGATCCCGGCACCGCCACCACCGCCGCCGCCCGAGCCGGTCCACAGAGACTGGGTGATGACCACGAGAACGCTGCGCGGGACGAGTGTCGGCCAGGACCGGGTCACCGTCCGGACGCCCCTCACGCCTCGGCGGTCGCGCACCCAGGTCGCCTCGGATTCCCCCTGATTCTCGACCGCGAGACGCCTCACCGAACCGCCCCGAGGCCGGACCCCAAGGACCAGGCTGCACGATGACGGCCTTTATCGTGACCGACCACGAGCCGACCGGCTCACGCATCCGCGACGTGCTGAACTTCGGCGGGGTCGAGTGCCCGTCGTCGCACATCGTCACGATCGACGACGCGACGCTGCGACTGGGCCGCGAGACGAAGGTCGACCTGATCGTGGCGGCGCTGCCGGCCGACCGCGAGCGGGCCATCGGCATGCTGCCCGGGCTGGCGCGCACGGCCTCGGGCAGGCTGCTCGCCGTCGGCCCGACGACTGACGCGAAGCTGGTGCTGCACGCCCTGCGCGCGGGGGCCTCGGATTACGTGGACGCGGGCGATCTGGAGACGGAGTTGGAGGCCGCCATCAAGCGAATGGCCGCCGACGCCGCCGCCCCGTCCGAACCCGGCCGCCTGATCGTATTTCTGTCCCCCAACGGCGGAAGCGGGTCGAGCACGCTGGCGGCGAGCCTCGCCGTGGTCCTGGCCAAGGCGCACGGCCATGTCGGGCTACTGGACCTCAAGCTGGAGACCGGCGACCTGGCCTCCCTGCTCGACGTCCGGCCGACATTCACCCTGGCCGACCTCTGCCAGAACGCGTCGAGGCTGGACAGGGTGATGTTCGAGCGCTCGCTCGTCAAGCACGAGTCGGGCGTGCATGTGCTGGCCCCTCCGCAGAAGCTGGCCGACGTGGCGAGCGTGCGGATCGACGGCGTGGGCCTGGCCGTGGCGCTGGCCCGCGCGAGCTTCCCCTACGTCGTCGCCGACCTCGACCACTCGTTCCGCGAGGAGCAGCTCCTGCTGCTGCGCCAGGCCGACGTGGTCCTCATCGTCCTGAGGCTCGACTTCACCTCGCTGCGCAACGTCCGCCGCACGCTGGAGCATATGGACGCGCTGGGCCTGACCCGCGAGAAGGTCCGGCTGGTGGTCAATCGCTACGGCCAGCCTCAGGAGGTGCCCTACGCCAAGGCCGAGGAGGCGATCGGCATGAAGATCGGCTCCTACATCCCTGAGGACGCCAAGGCGGTCAACCGGGCGAACAACCAGGGGGTGCCCGTGGTGATCTCGGCGCCCACGGCCAAAGTTTCCCGCGGAATCATCCAGCTCGCACGGGACGTCGATGGGCCGGCCAGGAAAGCGTGACCTAGGCTCATCGGGGGGACGCACGCCCGAGAGCCCCCGGCCCCGGAGACGCGACCCATGATGAGCCAGATTGCCACCGACTCGCTCGCGACCACGATGGCGGCGGGCGACGACCGGATGCTGCGGATCAAGCAGACCCTGCACCAGAAGCTCATCTCGGAGCTTGACCTCTCCGCGATCGCGTCGATGAGCCAGGAAGAGCTGCGCGAGGAGGTCCGGCGGGGGGCCGAGCACCTCTGCCGCCAGAGCAACGACCTGCTGAGCTTCGCCGAGCGCGAGCGGCTCATCGGCGAGGTGCTCGACGAGACCTTCGGCATCGGCCCGCTCGAGCCCTTGATGCGCGACCCGACCATCTCGGACATCCTGGTCAACGGGCCGAAGTGCGTCTACGTCGAGCGCCGGGGGCGGCTCACCCGCTCCGACGTCGTCTTCAACGACGAGAAGCACCTCATCGAGATCGTCCGGCGCATCGTCAGCCGGGTCGGCCGTCGCATCGACGAGACGTCGCCCCTGTGCGACGCACGCATGGCCGACGGCTCGCGCGTCAACGCGGTCATCCCACCCCTGGCCCTGGACGGCACCCTGCTGTCGATCCGCCGATCGAGCAAGACGCCGCTCCAGTTCAAGGACCTGGTGGAGAAGAAGGCGATCACCAGCGAGATGGTCGACTTCCTGTCGGCCGCCACGCGGGCCCGCGTCAACATGATCGTCTCGGGGGGGACGGGATCGGGCAAGACGACCCTGATGAATGCGCTCTCGTCGTTCATCCCCGACGACGAGCGGGTGGCGACCATCGAGGACGCCGCCGAGCTGAAGCTCCAGCAGTCGCACGTCGTCCGGATGGAGACCAGGCCCGCCAACCTCGAGGGCAACGGCGCGATCCTCACGCGCGACCTGGTCAAGAACGCGCTACGCATGCGGCCCGACCGGATCATCGTCGGCGAGTGCCGCGGCGGCGAGACGCTGGACATGCTCCAGGCGATGAACACCGGCCACGACGGCAGCATGACGACGATCCACGCCAACGACACCCGCGACGCCGTCGGCCGCATTGAGATGATGGTGGGCATGGCCGGATTCGACCTGCCCATCTGGATCATCCGCCGGCAGATCGCCTCGGCCGTGCAGATCATCGTCCAGGCGGCCAGGCTCACGGGCGGGGCGCGCAAGATCATCAAGATCTCGGAGATCACCGGCATGGAGGAGGACGTCGTCAGCATGCAGGACCTGTTCGTCTTCAAGCAGACGGGGGTCGACGAAGACCGGGTCGCGCAAGGCTACTTCTACTGCACGGGCATCCGGCCGAAGTGCCTGGAGATGTTCGAGGCGTGCGGCGTGAAGCTCC
It encodes:
- the cpaB gene encoding Flp pilus assembly protein CpaB, with product MSPRTILVVVLALACGLCAAAGIQLMRSGEPGGKVETFPVLYAAADIQRGETIKKASLSVRRVPKEQVPEGCLTKEADAVERVAHFPMLKGDVLSDLKLAPKGSGSGMAALIRPGMRAFTIQTASLSSSMAGFLLPGNKVDVLLTVASQGAADDPSGGGSATTILQNIEILAVHTSVDAPSANKMDPDQARSVTLLVTPKQAARLDLGQNKGTLHLTMRNPLDEGMVDEPPATSTDLPLHRPAPPPPVEVAAAPIPAPPPPPPPEPVHRDWVMTTRTLRGTSVGQDRVTVRTPLTPRRSRTQVASDSP
- a CDS encoding CpaF family protein, with amino-acid sequence MMSQIATDSLATTMAAGDDRMLRIKQTLHQKLISELDLSAIASMSQEELREEVRRGAEHLCRQSNDLLSFAERERLIGEVLDETFGIGPLEPLMRDPTISDILVNGPKCVYVERRGRLTRSDVVFNDEKHLIEIVRRIVSRVGRRIDETSPLCDARMADGSRVNAVIPPLALDGTLLSIRRSSKTPLQFKDLVEKKAITSEMVDFLSAATRARVNMIVSGGTGSGKTTLMNALSSFIPDDERVATIEDAAELKLQQSHVVRMETRPANLEGNGAILTRDLVKNALRMRPDRIIVGECRGGETLDMLQAMNTGHDGSMTTIHANDTRDAVGRIEMMVGMAGFDLPIWIIRRQIASAVQIIVQAARLTGGARKIIKISEITGMEEDVVSMQDLFVFKQTGVDEDRVAQGYFYCTGIRPKCLEMFEACGVKLPGDMFERRILSGQAKGDMPR